The region CAAAAGACACAGGTAGCCACGGCGGTATCAAAGGTATTGTCTGGGAAATCCAGTTCCTGAACATCCATGAGAAGAAGGTCAACTTCCAGTCCTAACTGGTGACGCCTTCTTTCAGCTCTTTTCAACATCTGCTCGCTGAAGTCGATGGCTGTGACATGTATGTTCTCAGGATAAAAATGCATATTTCTGCCGGTGCCCACGCCTACTTCCAGGACTTTCCCCCGGGCTTTTTGCCATACTTCGGCCCGCCATTTATTCAGCATCATCGTTTCCATGGGGGTTTCCAGAAGGTCGTATATAAGGGCAAAACGGTTATATTTTCGCTTAACCTTTTCCGTCAAGGAGTTAATTTTCACCGGATATCTTCCTTTCTGCTTATGTATTATTTCCTTGTTATTAAGTAATAATAGCTTAAAAAGAGGAATTTGCCCAGCTTTTTTGTATCAGTTGGGGGGTAAAACGGTGCATAATGAAACTTATGATATGGCTATTGTAGGTTGTGGACCGGCAGGGTTGTCGGCTGCGGTTAATGCCCATATTCGCCGCAAAAACTTAGCTTTATTTGGTGTGAAATTTTGTGCTCCCAAACTTTTTCGTTCTCCCTGGATAGACAATTATTTGGGTTTTCCGCATATTAAGGGAGAAGAACTTAGAGAGCGTTTTTTGAACCATGTTCAGGAAATGGGAATATCCATTACTCGAGACAGAGTTGATGCAGTCTATCAAGAAAACGGTTCTTTTTCCCTACAGGTGAGCGGTCGCATATACCGGGCCCGAACGGTAATCATAGCGACTGGAGTGGAACAGGTGAAGCTTTTACCGGGAGAAGAACCCTTAGTAGGTAAGGGAGTAAGCTACTGCGCCACGTGTGACGGGCCTTTGTATAAAGGGAAAACGGTAGCCATGGTCTCTTATACTCAGGACGGGGAAGAAGAGGTCAAATTTCTGGCAGAAATGTGTACACTGGTTTACTATATTCCCCAGTATGATGAAGCGCCGGATACCATACCCGGTGTAACGGTAATCAAGCAGAAGCCCAAAAGAATTCTTGGTGAGGATACTGTATCGGGCTTAGAATTGGAGGATAGGCAATTAACGGTAGAAGGAGTTTTTATTGAAAGGGAGTCTGTGCCGGCAGGACAGTTGGTTCCGGGAATTAATATGAACGGTAATTATATTCAGGTCGACCGGGAACAGGCAACAAATATTCCCGGGCTCTATGCGGCGGGGGACTGTACGGGAAAACCCTTCCAATTGGCTAAAGCAGTAGGAGAAGGGCAGGTGGCAGCCTTAAATGCAGTCAAATACCTGGATGCTTGAGTAGATAATGATTAATGTAGTTTTGAACAACCGGGCTGTAACGCGGCTCGGTTTTAATATTTTTTTGTCCTCTGAGGCATGAGATTAAAGGAGGAAAGTTGTTGACGGCCACCGGATGACTTTAAAGCAGGATAAACATATTTTATAGAGAATATAAAATATTATGAATATTATATATAAAAGTAATATTTAAACTAGTCGTGGATTTTTCCTGGAGGTTAATGGACTATGAGTAAAAAAGTGTATTTCGTCTATTCCTCTGATTTTCTGAAATATGATTTAGGGAAATCCCATCCTTTCAGCCCATTGCGAATTCAACTGGTAACTGAAATGTGTTGGGATATGGGAATACTTCTACCCGAAGATTTGTTAAGTCCGAGAATGGCCGGGCCAGAAGAACTCTTGCTGGTGCACAGCGAAAGATATATCAAAATGGTAAAGCAGGCAGGCGCGGCGGGGAAATGCCTCCCCGGATGTGAACGCTACAACTTGGGAACAGAAGACAACCCTGTTTTTAGTGGTATGCATGAGGCGGCCAGTTTAATAGTGGGCGGTACGCTAGTAGCGGCTGATTACATTATGCAAGGTAAAGCCGACCATGTTTTACATATTGCCGGGGGATTACACCACGCCATGCACGACCAGGCATCCGGTTTTTGTATCTATAATGACGCGGCCGTTGCTATTGCCTATCTTAAACAAAAGTATGGAGCTCGAGTAGCCTATATTGATATAGATGCCCATCATGGAGACGGCGTACAGTGGGCTTTTTACAGTGACCCTGAGGTACTGACTATTTCCTTTCATGAATCCGGGCGTTACTTGTTTCCAGGAACCGGGGATATTTATGAAAGAGGTATCGGGAGGGGTTACGGCTATACGGTAAATGTTCCCCTAGAACCTTTTACTGAGGATGACTCCTTGATTGATTGTTTTTACCGGGTAGTTCCTTCGTTTATAGATGCTTTTAGGCCG is a window of Calderihabitans maritimus DNA encoding:
- a CDS encoding class I SAM-dependent methyltransferase; the encoded protein is MKINSLTEKVKRKYNRFALIYDLLETPMETMMLNKWRAEVWQKARGKVLEVGVGTGRNMHFYPENIHVTAIDFSEQMLKRAERRRHQLGLEVDLLLMDVQELDFPDNTFDTAVATCVFCTVPDPVKGLAEVRRVVKPEGKIILLEHVRSCRPFWGRTMDWLDPIVYGLIGTHINRDTVRNVEKAGLQIHSIKQLWRDILLQIEASPGKTS
- a CDS encoding NAD(P)/FAD-dependent oxidoreductase codes for the protein MAIVGCGPAGLSAAVNAHIRRKNLALFGVKFCAPKLFRSPWIDNYLGFPHIKGEELRERFLNHVQEMGISITRDRVDAVYQENGSFSLQVSGRIYRARTVIIATGVEQVKLLPGEEPLVGKGVSYCATCDGPLYKGKTVAMVSYTQDGEEEVKFLAEMCTLVYYIPQYDEAPDTIPGVTVIKQKPKRILGEDTVSGLELEDRQLTVEGVFIERESVPAGQLVPGINMNGNYIQVDREQATNIPGLYAAGDCTGKPFQLAKAVGEGQVAALNAVKYLDA
- a CDS encoding acetoin utilization protein AcuC, translated to MSKKVYFVYSSDFLKYDLGKSHPFSPLRIQLVTEMCWDMGILLPEDLLSPRMAGPEELLLVHSERYIKMVKQAGAAGKCLPGCERYNLGTEDNPVFSGMHEAASLIVGGTLVAADYIMQGKADHVLHIAGGLHHAMHDQASGFCIYNDAAVAIAYLKQKYGARVAYIDIDAHHGDGVQWAFYSDPEVLTISFHESGRYLFPGTGDIYERGIGRGYGYTVNVPLEPFTEDDSLIDCFYRVVPSFIDAFRPDIIISQNGCDGHALDPLSHLSVTTRAYKKLTQAIHQLAHDYAQGRWIALGGGGYDYWRVVPRVWTSLWGEVSGREVSPEVPYVWLDKFARQSPVELPLFMEDSPEDFPPKPRRAEISGINWQRVEKLMYGQHLLKPAAVPLTKTF